A region from the Acidobacteriota bacterium genome encodes:
- a CDS encoding DUF2135 domain-containing protein, producing MVKKLFLLSSLVLWFTGALVAQDGEPVLLVKVKEAPEPLSVTQLKVEVLVYGFLAETRMMITFYNPHGRVLEGDLQFPLPEGAFVSGYALDVNGVMVDGVAVDREKGRVTFEKEVRKGVDPGLMEWTKGNNFRTRVYPIPAKGTRTVMVRYLSETVTAGGRTTYLLPLKHKAPVKAFSLRVEVVKPAAEPRIVKGRLGSLQFAPWRESFVAEASLENAVPAEDLEIELPKAQTKRVQVQKGSDGHTWFCVSDVPPVPKASEGAPRHPKRVGVFWDASGSREGAHERELGLLKAFFAAHAEAPVTVDLVFFRNEAEEARTFTVEKGAADALLAARREAVYDGGTRTSALAPFPESRRPDFYLLFTDGLSNFGKAEPPAFDAPVYALTEDVRADHPFLRQLALKTGGDYFNLKQVTDAEALRGIGSETFGFLRAEVSGGGVAEPYPQAVTPVHGRFTLVGRLSTPSATVTLCFGAGGRVTHRETVEVSAADAADGDLLMTFWAQRKVAELTVAAKKNARLIAETGKRYGLVTPETSLIVLERLEQYVEHGIAPPKSLPAMRTEFERLVEQKRQAGEREREEKVNHIVALWKARVTWWETEFKVPANFRFTDAERADDGTPEPSASRSEAAMAMPSVAPPAPAPREAEERVVVASADATAGMGAFDKKDKEKAAGPAGPAIAVAPWDPDTPYLKVLKAAKPEAAYTAYLAERKKHRQSPAFFLDCAEFFFRAKQAGLAVRVLSNVAELELENAALLRVMAHRLAQADLLEDAADTFEEVLRIRPEEPQSWRDLGLVLGRLKRYPRAMELLNHVVMNRWDRFDEIEVITLMELNAMIPKAKAAGVDAIPLDGRLVKLLDVDVRIVLTWDADLTDMDLWVTEPSGEKAMYSNNRTRIGGLVSRDFTQGYGPEEYCLHKAMHGTYVIEANYYGNRAQTLQGAVTLQVDVYTDYGRPTEKRKSLTLRLEQAKETLKVGQIEF from the coding sequence ATGGTCAAGAAGCTGTTCCTGCTGTCGTCGCTGGTGCTCTGGTTCACGGGCGCCCTGGTGGCCCAGGACGGGGAGCCCGTGCTCCTGGTGAAGGTCAAGGAGGCCCCCGAACCCCTGTCCGTCACCCAACTGAAGGTGGAGGTCCTCGTCTACGGCTTCCTCGCGGAAACCCGCATGATGATCACCTTCTACAACCCGCACGGCCGCGTCCTGGAGGGGGACCTCCAGTTCCCGCTGCCCGAGGGGGCCTTCGTGAGCGGCTACGCCCTGGACGTCAACGGGGTGATGGTTGACGGCGTGGCGGTGGACCGGGAGAAGGGCCGGGTGACCTTTGAAAAGGAGGTCCGCAAGGGCGTCGACCCCGGTCTCATGGAGTGGACGAAGGGGAACAACTTCCGGACGCGGGTCTACCCGATCCCGGCGAAGGGGACGCGGACGGTGATGGTACGCTACCTCTCGGAGACGGTCACGGCGGGCGGCCGGACCACTTACCTTCTGCCGCTGAAGCACAAGGCGCCGGTCAAGGCTTTCTCCCTCCGGGTGGAAGTGGTGAAGCCGGCGGCGGAGCCGCGGATCGTGAAGGGCCGCCTCGGTTCTTTGCAGTTCGCGCCCTGGCGCGAGAGCTTCGTGGCGGAAGCGAGCCTGGAGAACGCGGTGCCGGCGGAGGACCTGGAGATCGAGCTGCCGAAGGCCCAGACGAAGCGCGTGCAGGTGCAGAAGGGGTCCGACGGCCACACCTGGTTCTGCGTGAGCGACGTCCCCCCCGTGCCGAAGGCGTCGGAGGGCGCCCCACGGCACCCGAAACGCGTCGGGGTCTTCTGGGACGCCTCGGGGTCCCGGGAGGGGGCCCACGAGCGGGAACTGGGGCTGCTCAAAGCCTTCTTCGCCGCCCACGCCGAGGCGCCGGTCACCGTGGACCTGGTCTTCTTCCGCAACGAGGCCGAGGAGGCCCGGACCTTCACAGTGGAAAAGGGCGCGGCGGACGCGCTGCTGGCGGCGCGGCGGGAGGCGGTCTACGACGGCGGGACGCGGACGAGCGCCCTGGCGCCCTTCCCGGAGAGCCGGCGGCCGGATTTCTACCTGCTCTTCACCGACGGCTTGTCCAACTTCGGGAAGGCGGAGCCGCCCGCGTTCGACGCGCCGGTGTACGCGCTGACGGAGGACGTCCGGGCGGACCACCCGTTCCTGCGGCAGCTGGCGCTGAAAACGGGGGGCGACTACTTCAACCTGAAACAGGTGACCGACGCGGAGGCCCTCCGGGGGATCGGCAGCGAGACCTTCGGTTTCCTCCGGGCCGAGGTGTCCGGCGGCGGGGTCGCCGAGCCCTATCCGCAGGCGGTGACCCCCGTCCACGGGCGCTTCACCCTGGTGGGGCGCCTGTCGACGCCGTCGGCGACGGTGACGCTGTGCTTCGGCGCCGGCGGCCGCGTCACGCACCGGGAGACCGTGGAGGTTTCCGCCGCGGACGCTGCGGACGGTGACCTGCTGATGACCTTCTGGGCCCAGCGGAAGGTGGCGGAGCTGACGGTGGCGGCGAAGAAGAACGCGCGGCTCATCGCCGAGACGGGGAAGCGCTACGGCCTGGTGACGCCCGAGACCTCCCTGATCGTGCTGGAGCGGCTGGAACAGTACGTGGAGCACGGCATCGCCCCGCCGAAGTCCCTCCCCGCGATGCGGACGGAATTCGAGCGGCTGGTGGAGCAGAAGCGCCAGGCCGGCGAGCGGGAGCGCGAGGAGAAGGTCAACCACATCGTGGCCCTGTGGAAGGCCCGGGTCACCTGGTGGGAGACCGAGTTCAAGGTCCCCGCGAACTTCCGCTTCACCGACGCCGAGCGGGCGGACGACGGCACGCCGGAACCGTCTGCGTCGCGGTCGGAGGCCGCCATGGCGATGCCCTCGGTCGCACCGCCCGCGCCGGCCCCCCGGGAGGCGGAGGAGCGCGTGGTGGTGGCGTCGGCCGACGCCACCGCCGGAATGGGCGCGTTCGACAAGAAGGACAAGGAGAAGGCCGCCGGCCCGGCGGGGCCCGCCATCGCCGTGGCGCCCTGGGACCCGGACACGCCGTACCTCAAGGTCCTCAAGGCGGCAAAGCCGGAAGCGGCCTACACCGCCTACCTGGCCGAGCGGAAGAAGCACCGGCAGTCCCCGGCCTTCTTCCTGGACTGCGCCGAGTTCTTCTTCCGGGCGAAGCAGGCCGGCCTGGCCGTCCGGGTGCTTTCCAACGTGGCGGAGCTGGAACTGGAGAACGCCGCCCTGCTGCGGGTCATGGCCCACCGGCTGGCCCAGGCGGACCTCCTGGAGGACGCCGCGGACACCTTCGAGGAGGTCCTGCGCATCCGGCCCGAGGAACCGCAGTCCTGGCGCGACCTGGGGCTGGTGCTGGGGCGGCTGAAGCGCTACCCCCGGGCGATGGAGCTGCTCAACCACGTGGTCATGAACCGCTGGGACCGCTTCGACGAGATCGAGGTCATCACCCTGATGGAACTCAACGCCATGATCCCGAAGGCGAAGGCGGCGGGCGTCGACGCGATTCCCCTGGACGGCCGACTGGTGAAGCTGCTGGACGTGGACGTGCGCATCGTCCTCACCTGGGACGCCGACCTCACCGACATGGACCTGTGGGTCACCGAGCCCTCGGGGGAGAAGGCCATGTACAGCAACAACCGGACGCGGATCGGCGGCCTGGTTTCCCGCGATTTCACCCAGGGGTACGGCCCCGAGGAGTACTGCCTGCACAAGGCCATGCACGGGACTTACGTCATCGAGGCCAACTACTACGGCAACCGGGCCCAGACGCTGCAGGGGGCGGTGACGCTCCAGGTGGACGTGTACACCGACTACGGCCGGCCCACGGAGAAGCGCAAGTCACTCACCCTGCGCCTCGAGCAGGCGAAGGAGACCCTCAAGGTCGGCCAGATCGAGTTCTGA